Proteins from a genomic interval of Pecten maximus chromosome 13, xPecMax1.1, whole genome shotgun sequence:
- the LOC117341342 gene encoding uncharacterized protein LOC117341342, with protein sequence MEAHRKVHNSTTHSLNECREFRRKPLAERKLLLKEHKICFKCGETNSHMAKECKAIIKCKQCGSKQHPTGLHQTNESERKDFSHSEMIPHGGEQVQSVTTKCTAVCGQGIGGRSCAKTLLVNVFPAEQPEKAITVYAVIDDQSNRTLISPELLDQLGVQGEDYCYTISSCTGTAQASGRKADGLVVSSIDGFSSHLLPSTIECDDIPQDRSEAATPEVVLHHLKELKDHIPKFRSDCHIGLLIGRDLPEAHQVQRQIVGPRRAPFAQKLSLGWVVIGEVCLGKVHPPSTVKVMKTAIINSRGSIFQPCDFNLYTKESSENDHIFVKTKDDEKVSLSVEDRQFLDVMNEECHKDTEGFWTAPLPFRYPKSRMPNNRPVAWKRAMILDASLKKNPTKREHFVSFMQKVLDSKAAEVAPPTTDEVWYLPIFGVYHPKKPDKIRGVFDSSATYKGISLNGTLLSGPNLTNSLLSILLRFRNDLYAVTADVEQMFYRFLVKKEHRDFLRFLWYRNNDPTEELIEYRMRAHVFGNSPSPAVATYALRKAVEDAEKDVKDLVNQDFYVDDCLLSRPTPQLAADVVKRTQLVLKTNGNIRLHKITSNNPEVMNAFHEEDQCQTLKSLNFDKDALPVQHSLGMSWDLNTDSFKFDIQVNTKPETRRGMLSTLNSIFDPIGFLSPITIHGRILFREIATGTGWDEPIPTEQLEKWNVWTRSLEQLKDISIQRMFVPLSLSTSDGVELHIYSDASEKAIATVAYVVTLHDGIYHTGFAAGKSKIAPVRGHTIPRLELCAAVMAVELAEFLCESLHISLQSVRYYSDSKVVLGYVNNKTRRSYTYVANRVERILRSCRADQWSYVNTRENPADLATRSSTKPEDFANSNWLRGPEQLYKNFAITPRKFPLVEPDDDKELRPEVTVASRKTVLEESFIDRLQDLSNWRKLVNVIVLIKRAARRFKGKLTPDSPTESTTHLIKESTAVIIRLIQEHAYHEEVLCLREGKHVPMSSHIRNLDPYLDGSGVLRVGGRLGKSDLPIEETNPIVLPSKHCLTKLLVQHHHKAVYHQGRLITEGSLRNNGYWIVGAKRLITSIISSCVTCRKLRRPLEHQKMSDLPKDRLVPGPPFTSVGVDAFGPWSVVTRKTRGGSANSKRWGMLFTCLTTRAIHVEVTEEMSSSSFINALRRFVAIRGNVKEIRSDCGTNFVGAVNELHIDSVNVGDGPTASYLNDSGIVWKFNAPHSSHMGGVWERMIGVVRRILDSMLMGAAGKSLTHEILVTFMAEVCAIVNSRPVASISHDPKSPEILSPAVLLNQKVNYYDPVTALNFSERDIYKGHWRRVQALSEMFWKKWREGYLQTVQPRRKWQDDQRDLKEGDIVLLRDKSLPRNDWALGIIQTVFKSECDNRVRKAEVRVAKDNRNESSDDEEFDLPDDTCCPLADDNSTGQAALGKRLEIANMLM encoded by the exons atggaagcccacagaaaag TTCATAACTCCACGACTCATTCCCTCAATGAGTGCAGAGAATTCAGAAGGAAACCTTTGGCGGAGAGGAAACTTTTGTTGAAAGAACATAAGATCTGTTTCAAATGTGGTGAGACTAACTCACACATGGCTAAAGAATGCAAGGCCATCATTAAATGTAAGCAATGCGGAAGCAAACAACACCCTACTGGTTTACATCAAACTAATGAGAGTGAGCGTAAGGATTTTAGCCATTCAGAAATGATTCCTCATGGCGGGGAGCAAGTTCAAAGTGTAACAACGAAGTGTACTGCAGTATGTGGACAAGGAATCGGTGGCAGATCCTGTGCTAAAACTTTACTGGTAAATGTGTTTCCGGCTGAGCAACCAGAAAAGGCCATTACAGTTTACGCAGTGATAGACGACCAAAGTAATAGGACACTGATTAGTCCAGAGCTTCTTGACCAACTAGGAGTGCAGGGCGAGGATTACTGCTACACTATTTCTTCATGTACCGGAACTGCTCAAGCTTCTGGACGCAAGGCTGACGGATTAGTCGTTAGTTCGATTGATGGATTTTCGAGTCACTTACTACCGAGTACTATAGAATGTGATGATATACCACAAGACAGATCTGAGGCAGCTACTCCAGAGGTTGTTCTACATCACTTAAAGGAACTGAAAGACCATATTCCTAAGTTCCGATCGGATTGTCACATAGGGCTTCTGATTGGAAGAGATTTACCCGAGGCACATCAAGTTCAAAGGCAGATAGTAGGACCTAGACGAGCGCCATTTGCACAGAAGTTGAGCTTAGGATGGGTAGTTATAGGGGAAGTTTGCTTAGGCAAAGTGCACCCTCCTAGTACTGTCAAGGTAATGAAAACTGCTATAATCAACAGTAGGGGTTCTATATTCCAACCGTGTGACTTCAACCTGTATACTAAAGAGAGTTCGGAGAACGACCACATCTTTGTTAAAACGAAGGATGATGAAAAGGTCAGTCTGTCTGTTGAAGATCGTCAGTTCCTTGATGTAATGAATGAAGAGTGCCATAAAGATACAGAAGGATTTTGGACAGCACCTTTACCTTTTCGATACCCAAAGTCTAGAATGCCCAACAACAGACCTGTTGCATGGAAGAGAGCTATGATCCTGGATGCGTCTCTCAAGAAGAACCCTACAAAGCGAGAGCATTTTGTATCCTTCATGCAAAAGGTCCTTGACTCTAAAGCAGCAGAGGTAGCCCCACCTACAACTGACGAGGTATGGTACTTGCCCATATTCGGGGTGTATCATCCGAAGAAGCCCGATAAGATCAGGGGAGTATTCGATTCGTCTGCGACTTACAAAGGCATTTCTCTTAATGGAACTCTCCTGTCTGGACCTAACCTTACCAATAGTTTACTGTCAATTCTCCTTCGCTTTAGAAACGATTTGTATGCAGTGACTGCCGATGTGGAACAAATGTTTTACAGGTTTCTCGTGAAGAAAGAACACAGAGATTTCCTGCGTTTCCTATGGTACAGGAACAATGATCCTACTGAGGAACTAATAGAATATCGAATGCGAGCGCATGTATTCGGTAATAGCCCGTCACCAGCTGTTGCCACCTACGCCCTACGTAAAGCGGTTGAGGATGCCGAGAAAGATGTCAAGGATCTAGTTAACCAGGATTTTTATGTCGACGACTGTCTGCTATCTCGTCCTACCCCACAACTAGCAGCTGATGTCGTGAAACGTACCCAGTTGGTGTTGAAGACTAACGGAAACATTCGTTTGCATAAAATAACCTCAAACAACCCTGAGGTGATGAACGCCTTTCATGAAGAAGATCAGTGTCAAACATTGAAATCTTTGAACTTTGACAAGGATGCACTGCCGGTACAGCACAGTTTGGGCATGTCCTGGGACCTAAACACAGACTCTTTCAAGTTCGATATCCAGGTCAATACTAAACCGGAAACCCGTCGGGGCATGCTCTCCACTTTAAACAGCATATTTGACCCGATCGGTTTCCTATCACCAATCACAATCCATGGTCGTATTCTCTTCAGGGAGATTGCTACTGGTACCGGATGGGATGAACCTATACCTACAGAGCAACTGGAAAAGTGGAATGTTTGGACAAGGTCTCTGGAACAACTGAAGGACATCTCCATTCAACGAATGTTCGTTCCTCTTTCCCTCAGCACATCGGACGGGGTAGAACTACATATCTACTCCGACGCCTCGGAGAAGGCGATTGCGACGGTGGCATATGTGGTTACTTTACACGATGGAATATACCATACTGGTTTTGCGGCAGGAAAGTCAAAGATAGCCCCAGTTAGAGGACACACTATACCTAGACTTGAGCTGTGCGCAGCCGTCATGGCAGTTGAACTTGCTGAATTTCTTTGCGAATCTCTCCATATATCTCTACAATCCGTGAGGTACTACAGTGACAGTAAGGTCGTTTTAGGGTATGTTAATAACAAGACACGCAGGTCCTACACATATGTTGCTAATCGCGTGGAAAGGATTTTGCGCAGCTGTCGAGCAGATCAGTGGTCATACGTCAATACTAGAGAAAATCCAGCTGATCTTGCTACTCGTTCTTCCACCAAGCCAGAGGATTTTGCAAACAGCAACTGGCTACGAGGTCCTGAACAACTCTATAAAAACTTTGCTATAACACCAAGGAAGTTTCCATTAGTAGAGCCAGATGATGACAAGGAGCTGCGACCGGAAGTCACAGTAGCTTCCCGTAAAACTGTTTTAGAAGAAAGCTTCATTGACCGCTTACAAGATTTGTCTAACTGGCGCAAACTAGTGAATGTCATAGTCCTGATTAAGAGAGCTGCTCGTCGCTTCAAGGGAAAACTTACCCCGGACTCTCCGACTGAGAGCACAACACATCTAATCAAGGAATCTACTGCTGTTATCATTAGACTTATTCAAGAGCATGCTTACCATGAAGAAGTTTTGTGTCTAAGGGAAGGAAAACATGTGCCCATGTCAAGTCACATCAGGAATTTGGACCCTTATCTGGATGGTTCTGGTGTCTTGCGTGTAGGGGGACGTCTAGGAAAGAGCGATCTTCCTATCGAGGAAACTAATCCCATAGTTTTACCTAGTAAACATTGTCTGACAAAGCTTTTAGTCCAGCATCATCATAAAGCAGTATATCATCAAGGACGGCTTATCACGGAAGGTTCATTAAGAAACAATGGTTACTGGATAGTAGGTGCTAAAAGGTTGATCACCAGTATCATTAGTAGCTGTGTTACGTGCCGGAAACTTCGAAGGCCCCTGGAACATCAAAAGATGTCTGATCTCCCTAAGGATCGACTTGTTCCAGGGCCTCCGTTCACCTCCGTAGGTGTTGATGCCTTCGGACCTTGGTCCGTAGTCACTAGGAAGACGCGAGGTGGATCAGCAAACTCGAAGCGGTGGGGAATGCTGTTCACGTGTCTGACGACACGTGCCATACACGTGGAGGTAACAGAAGAAATGTCTAGCTCATCATTCATCAACGCTCTGCGACGGTTTGTTGCTATCAGAGGCAACGTGAAAGAAATACGTTCAGACTGTGGGACAAACTTTGTTGGAGCTGTGAACGAGTTACACATTGACAGCGTTAATGTTGGAGATGGACCTACTGCCTCTTATCTCAATGATTCTGGCATCGTGTGGAAATTCAACGCTCCACATTCCTCCCACATGGGTGGAGTGTGGGAGCGAATGATTGGGGTAGTTAGGAGAATACTTGATTCTATGTTAATGGGTGCTGCAGGCAAAAGTCTAACGCATGAGATTTTGGTGACATTCATGGCTGAGGTGTGCGCCATTGTCAACTCTCGACCAGTTGCCTCCATTTCGCATGATCCAAAATCCCCGGAAATCTTAAGCCCAGCTGTTCTTCTGAATCAGAAAGTGAATTACTATGACCCAGTTACAGCATTGAATTTCTCCGAAAGAGACATCTATAAGGGTCATTGGCGCAGAGTCCAGGCCCTCTCTGAAATGTTCTGGAAGAAATGGCGCGAAGGTTACCTTCAAACCGTACAGCCACGTAGGAAGTGGCAGGATGATCAACGAGACCTCAAGGAAGGAGATATTGTTCTTCTCAGAGATAAATCACTACCGCGCAACGATTGGGCGTTAGGAATCATTCAAACTGTGTTTAAAAGTGAATGTGACAATAGGGTTCGCAAAGCTGAAGTTCGCGTCGCAAAGGACAACAGA AATGAATCTTCTGATGATGAAGAGTTTGATCTGCCAGATGATACTTGCTGTCCACTAGCTGATGACAACTCTACAGGACAAGCTGCCTTGGGAAAACGTCTTGAGATTGCAAACATGTTGATGTAA